The proteins below come from a single Mucilaginibacter mali genomic window:
- a CDS encoding ABC transporter substrate-binding protein, giving the protein MTSVRNRLLLSSGNKWLLPVTIGMLLAACSPKVRPVVTAPKPVDTIVKKPVVVKITPPQPPPAAVISLLLPFYLDELNLSKGAPKAGLSKADLALQYYQGFKLALDSLTEKGENFKLQVFDTRDATAQSHNLALTTKVRTSALVIGPIYPEEVKSFTQATVNMHKMLVSPLSPASPADYKNPDLVTVIPPLKYHCETVARYITDKLKAKKVFVLKSGYSDDNKYSIPFDRAIDSISKKRVKIVEVTILRGNLSALLPQLSTTEQNIFVIPATDQQFVQVTTQALDKLAKQHYPVTLFGHPNWEDATYLKADLMQRLNTFITSGDRVNYHAARTIKFLKAFRKAYRSEPGEYAIKAFDEGMYFGQMAANYAKQGAANKQSPLMPAKAVISNQGFEALHNTFHFTEVPGQGFVNTHVKLYQYANFELKPVE; this is encoded by the coding sequence ATGACATCAGTTCGAAACCGCCTGCTACTATCGAGTGGGAATAAATGGTTACTGCCGGTAACCATTGGCATGCTGCTGGCGGCTTGTTCGCCCAAGGTGCGCCCCGTGGTTACCGCGCCCAAACCGGTTGATACTATTGTTAAAAAGCCTGTTGTAGTTAAAATTACCCCGCCGCAGCCTCCACCCGCGGCGGTGATATCGCTTTTATTGCCTTTTTATTTAGATGAGCTAAACCTGAGCAAAGGCGCGCCTAAAGCAGGCCTCAGCAAGGCAGACCTGGCCCTGCAATATTACCAGGGTTTTAAACTGGCTTTAGATTCACTGACCGAAAAAGGAGAAAACTTTAAGCTGCAGGTTTTTGATACCCGCGATGCTACCGCGCAATCGCATAATTTGGCATTGACCACCAAGGTACGTACCAGCGCGCTTGTTATAGGGCCAATTTATCCCGAAGAGGTGAAAAGCTTTACCCAGGCTACGGTAAATATGCACAAGATGCTGGTGTCGCCGTTGTCGCCCGCTTCGCCTGCCGATTATAAGAACCCGGATTTGGTCACCGTGATTCCGCCACTAAAGTACCATTGCGAGACGGTCGCCCGCTATATTACCGATAAGTTAAAGGCAAAAAAGGTATTCGTACTGAAATCGGGCTATAGTGATGATAACAAATATAGCATCCCTTTCGACAGGGCTATCGATAGCATCAGCAAAAAGCGTGTGAAGATAGTAGAGGTGACCATTTTGCGTGGCAACCTCAGCGCATTGCTGCCGCAGTTGTCAACTACCGAGCAAAATATATTTGTGATACCGGCTACCGATCAGCAATTTGTTCAGGTTACTACCCAGGCTTTAGATAAATTGGCCAAACAGCATTACCCGGTTACTTTGTTCGGCCACCCAAACTGGGAGGATGCCACCTATTTAAAAGCCGACCTGATGCAGCGTCTGAACACGTTTATTACATCGGGCGATAGAGTGAACTACCATGCGGCGCGTACCATCAAATTTTTAAAGGCTTTCCGCAAAGCTTACCGCAGTGAACCCGGCGAATATGCCATTAAAGCTTTTGATGAGGGCATGTACTTTGGGCAGATGGCCGCCAACTACGCCAAACAGGGAGCCGCCAATAAGCAAAGTCCGCTGATGCCGGCCAAGGCGGTAATAAGCAACCAGGGCTTCGAAGCATTGCATAATACCTTTCATTTTACCGAGGTACCGGGACAGGGTTTTGTAAATACCCACGTTAAGTTGTACCAATATGCTAACTTTGAGCTAAAACCCGTAGAATGA
- a CDS encoding RsmB/NOP family class I SAM-dependent RNA methyltransferase: MKALNQLKTFQRILDEYPADTPLGKFLPGFYRQNKQMGSTDRKVAGRLIYNYFRLGRALPELPADERLVVAEFLCNTQVNSFIQHFRPEWSLCIDFDIDRKLQMVKTAYPDFKLEDVFPWADQLSPSINKDAFLKSFFVQPDLFIRVRKGFETPVKAELTKAGVVFKDEGSNCLSMPNGTRLENIFPNQHWFEVQDASSQKTAQYFKPTKWEAWWDACAASGGKSLLLHELEPNLKLVVSDIRESVLANLDERFQHAGLLKYQKKVLDLTQNIDLELHHYEFDGIILDAPCSGSGTWGRTPEMISQFGKQRIDFFNRLQKDIVRNVVKYLKPGKPLIYITCSVFKAENEELINFITGELGLKAEEQTVLKGYGHKADSMFVARLVKAK, encoded by the coding sequence ATGAAGGCCCTGAACCAGCTTAAAACTTTTCAGCGCATTTTGGATGAATACCCCGCCGATACGCCATTGGGTAAATTTCTGCCGGGCTTTTATCGCCAGAACAAGCAAATGGGCTCAACCGACAGGAAAGTGGCTGGTCGCTTGATCTATAATTACTTCCGTTTAGGCCGGGCATTGCCTGAATTACCTGCCGATGAGCGCCTGGTCGTCGCCGAGTTTTTGTGCAATACGCAGGTTAATTCGTTCATTCAACACTTTAGGCCCGAGTGGTCGCTTTGTATCGATTTTGATATCGACCGTAAACTGCAAATGGTAAAAACGGCTTATCCTGATTTTAAGCTGGAAGATGTTTTCCCCTGGGCGGATCAGCTATCGCCTTCTATTAATAAGGATGCTTTCCTGAAGTCGTTCTTTGTTCAGCCCGATCTGTTTATCCGTGTGCGCAAAGGTTTCGAAACCCCGGTAAAAGCCGAATTGACCAAGGCCGGCGTGGTGTTTAAGGATGAAGGCAGCAATTGCTTATCGATGCCTAACGGCACCCGGCTTGAAAATATCTTCCCTAATCAGCACTGGTTTGAGGTGCAGGATGCTTCATCGCAAAAAACAGCGCAATACTTTAAACCCACCAAATGGGAGGCCTGGTGGGATGCCTGCGCGGCATCGGGCGGTAAATCGCTGCTGCTGCACGAGTTGGAGCCTAACCTGAAGCTGGTGGTATCCGATATCCGCGAATCGGTATTGGCCAACCTTGATGAGCGCTTTCAGCATGCCGGTTTGTTAAAGTATCAAAAGAAGGTATTAGACCTTACCCAAAATATCGACCTGGAACTGCACCATTATGAGTTCGATGGTATCATTCTTGATGCCCCATGCAGTGGCTCAGGCACCTGGGGCCGCACGCCGGAGATGATCAGCCAGTTTGGTAAGCAGCGTATCGATTTCTTCAATCGCCTGCAAAAGGACATTGTACGTAACGTGGTAAAATACCTGAAGCCGGGAAAACCTTTGATCTATATCACCTGCTCTGTTTTTAAAGCCGAGAACGAGGAGCTGATCAATTTTATTACCGGCGAACTGGGATTAAAAGCTGAAGAACAAACCGTGCTGAAAGGCTATGGGCATAAAGCTGACAGTATGTTTGTGGCAAGGCTTGTAAAAGCGAAATAA
- a CDS encoding gliding motility-associated C-terminal domain-containing protein: MKIFISLFFVLSISCKLLGQSFYVVDGNSQIKKITIKGTTLSQENLTSCIPFTNTIAIHKGTFYSIWGTITKSTIASGNQLINCTNISVPAYGNALTADANGILYLVNQNQLYKADPANSSITLLGELPYFVGGDLVFYKGALYMAAEEGIVKIDLSDLSKSKLVIPSNALIWGLTAVPYSSTENKIYAMIVNINNGNTSIIELDLNNNTFGPTVGTLPFSVNDAASDVEDDTLLPITIDAIDTYADCPFTGRGSIQVRCVNSLIDYKYTLNNTITNTTGIFTNLTPGTYHLTVSSDIEQKDQDITITAFPVKKPNLTITKTDPQCFASGEIKIAAANDGNLYKIRYGNDVFDFDHTFDNLTAGNYHFTIVNGTGCTVDETDVNLTQAMCPITINAKDVSEECNNPGRGVIRITTVNSPDTYTYTLNTTINNTGIFNNIDPGNYTIHIASSGGDAKDIAITVPDYNLTKPVITSTTKNPVCDAAGEIKFNIGNGSAALYRIRAGADIYPFDHVFSNLNPGTFHFDIINSTECIVTTQEVTLTRDKCIIQLNSSVVTEECNAPGYGVIKIDAQPHTAPYTYTINNNETNATGVFNHLQPGNYHIKVTSDEDEKELDLNVPDYNATKPAIGYVAIRPECEVTGNIKLSLPNTDTHNYTIRYAGSIYPFDHQFTGLSEAIYRFDVLKPDGCLFNTIDIPLTRKKCDIVLLSADVTQECNIAFKGSIHVNSNPHTYTYTYWLNNSNPNNTGIFNNVAPGSYQIKVTSSEDEQTISAIVPDYKATEPIITFTTKKAICELKGEVQFNMQINSSQYKIIYKSNTYTFDHIFNGLDEGEQVFTVLKPDGCLLDNFSINIEKEGCEIVAFPNTFTPNNDGINDIFQPTQNSKADNFKLYIYTRAGIQVFSSINSHTGWDGSINGKPAPVGVYYWKAAYTNNEGKSLIKSGYVTLIR; the protein is encoded by the coding sequence ATGAAAATCTTTATATCCTTATTTTTTGTATTAAGCATATCCTGTAAACTTTTAGGTCAGAGTTTTTACGTGGTTGATGGTAATTCTCAAATAAAAAAGATCACTATAAAAGGTACAACCCTATCGCAGGAAAATTTAACATCGTGTATACCCTTTACAAATACCATAGCAATACACAAAGGTACATTTTATAGTATTTGGGGCACCATTACAAAATCAACAATAGCGAGCGGCAACCAGTTGATTAATTGTACCAATATCTCTGTACCAGCTTATGGTAATGCACTTACGGCTGACGCTAACGGTATATTGTATTTAGTAAACCAAAATCAGCTATATAAAGCAGATCCTGCTAATTCAAGTATTACGCTACTTGGAGAACTACCTTATTTTGTTGGCGGAGATCTTGTGTTTTATAAGGGTGCCCTATACATGGCTGCAGAAGAAGGCATAGTAAAAATAGACCTATCTGACCTCTCAAAAAGTAAACTTGTGATACCAAGCAATGCGCTAATATGGGGATTAACCGCTGTTCCTTACAGCAGCACAGAGAATAAAATATATGCGATGATTGTAAATATCAACAATGGCAATACCAGTATCATCGAACTGGACCTTAATAACAACACCTTTGGCCCAACGGTTGGCACACTTCCATTCTCGGTAAACGACGCAGCAAGCGACGTAGAGGATGATACACTTTTGCCAATAACCATTGATGCGATAGATACATATGCCGATTGTCCTTTTACAGGTAGAGGTTCTATACAGGTAAGATGTGTAAACTCATTAATTGATTATAAATACACATTAAACAATACGATTACCAATACCACAGGAATTTTTACGAATCTTACCCCAGGTACTTACCATTTAACCGTAAGTTCGGACATCGAACAGAAAGATCAGGACATTACAATAACGGCATTTCCCGTAAAAAAACCAAACCTAACTATTACTAAAACTGACCCTCAATGTTTCGCCTCCGGAGAAATAAAAATTGCGGCTGCTAATGATGGTAACTTATATAAGATACGTTATGGCAACGATGTTTTTGATTTTGACCACACCTTTGATAACCTAACTGCAGGCAATTATCATTTTACTATTGTAAACGGTACAGGTTGCACTGTTGATGAGACAGACGTAAACTTAACACAAGCCATGTGTCCCATCACTATAAATGCAAAAGATGTTAGTGAAGAATGTAATAATCCGGGCAGAGGCGTAATCCGGATTACTACAGTAAATTCGCCGGATACCTATACGTATACTTTAAACACTACAATCAATAATACCGGTATTTTTAACAATATTGATCCTGGTAATTATACTATTCATATCGCCTCGTCAGGCGGTGATGCCAAAGATATTGCTATAACTGTGCCTGATTACAATCTTACAAAACCTGTTATTACCTCAACTACTAAAAACCCCGTTTGCGATGCAGCAGGTGAAATAAAATTCAATATCGGCAACGGCTCTGCCGCATTGTATCGCATCAGGGCGGGTGCCGATATTTATCCATTTGATCATGTGTTCTCAAATCTTAACCCAGGTACTTTTCATTTTGATATAATTAATAGTACAGAATGTATTGTAACCACCCAAGAGGTTACCCTTACCCGTGATAAATGCATTATACAATTAAACAGCAGTGTTGTTACCGAGGAATGCAATGCGCCGGGTTATGGCGTGATAAAAATAGATGCGCAGCCGCATACCGCACCTTACACTTATACAATTAATAATAATGAAACCAATGCCACTGGTGTTTTTAATCATTTACAACCAGGCAATTACCACATAAAGGTAACAAGTGATGAAGATGAAAAAGAACTTGACCTGAACGTACCAGATTACAACGCCACCAAACCAGCCATTGGCTATGTGGCTATCAGGCCCGAGTGCGAAGTGACCGGCAACATAAAATTATCACTCCCCAACACAGATACACATAACTATACAATTAGATATGCCGGTAGTATTTATCCTTTTGATCATCAATTTACAGGCCTGTCAGAAGCTATTTATCGTTTCGACGTACTTAAACCTGATGGTTGTTTATTTAACACTATCGATATACCGCTTACACGTAAAAAATGTGATATTGTATTACTATCGGCCGATGTTACTCAGGAATGTAATATAGCATTTAAAGGAAGTATACACGTAAATAGTAACCCACACACCTATACATATACTTATTGGCTAAACAATAGTAATCCTAATAACACAGGGATATTTAACAATGTTGCACCTGGAAGCTACCAGATAAAAGTAACTTCATCTGAAGATGAACAAACTATTTCAGCAATTGTGCCGGATTATAAAGCAACTGAACCTATTATTACTTTTACTACAAAAAAAGCGATATGTGAGTTAAAAGGAGAAGTACAGTTTAATATGCAAATAAACAGCAGTCAGTATAAGATTATCTATAAGAGCAATACGTATACTTTCGACCATATTTTTAATGGGCTCGACGAGGGAGAACAGGTATTTACCGTACTAAAACCAGATGGTTGTCTGCTCGATAATTTTTCTATAAACATTGAAAAAGAGGGATGTGAAATTGTAGCATTTCCGAATACCTTTACCCCTAACAATGATGGAATAAACGATATTTTCCAACCGACACAAAATAGTAAAGCAGATAATTTTAAGCTATACATTTATACCAGGGCGGGCATCCAAGTATTCAGCTCTATTAACTCACATACCGGATGGGACGGATCGATTAACGGGAAGCCTGCGCCTGTTGGCGTATATTATTGGAAAGCGGCATATACCAATAACGAGGGTAAATCGCTGATCAAAAGCGGTTACGTTACGTTAATAAGGTAA
- a CDS encoding Na+/H+ antiporter, giving the protein MHHLVIQYTCLLAVILFVEMLAQKIKVAYPILLVLTGLVLGFVPALRGTEIQPDLIFVIFLPPLMYEAAWNTSWKDFWKWRRVITSFAFPIVIITSCVIAFVSNSLIPGFTLAAGFLLGGIISPPDAVSASAILKNVKVPKRLATILEGESLLNDAASLIVFRFALAAILTGKFVFAQAAGNFFLVVVMGVATGLVVALIFYALHRWLPTTSNMDIILTFLTPYAMYIAAEQFHFSGVLAVVSGGLFLSARRDHFLSHRSRLQGVNVWETVAFVLNGFVFLLIGLEFPVIINALGPDGLAPAIKYSLIITGVLIVGRLMCTYGALYFTIFISRYITVADNHPHPKVPLLFGWAGMRGVVSLAAALSIPLALNNGVAFPNRNLILFITFTVILVTLVLQGLTLPALIKWVNLPDPDYTIPFEQQRQLVRKKLSILALKILDEEYADLAKSNEMIKSLRLRYHADMELLKDWEKDDNEKRAEEFYHDYRDVTAHLAREQRKLLKTLNKKENISDELIKQQLELLDLEHEKMRLHLMTEEG; this is encoded by the coding sequence ATGCATCACCTGGTTATACAATACACCTGCCTGCTCGCTGTCATTCTTTTTGTAGAGATGCTGGCGCAAAAAATAAAAGTAGCCTACCCCATTTTACTGGTGCTTACCGGTTTGGTATTAGGCTTTGTACCTGCCCTGCGCGGCACAGAGATCCAACCCGATCTTATCTTTGTCATCTTCCTGCCCCCGCTGATGTATGAAGCCGCCTGGAACACCTCATGGAAGGATTTTTGGAAATGGCGCCGGGTGATCACCAGCTTCGCGTTCCCAATCGTCATCATCACCTCCTGCGTTATCGCTTTTGTATCAAACAGCCTTATCCCCGGTTTTACCCTGGCGGCGGGATTTTTACTTGGCGGGATCATCTCCCCTCCCGACGCGGTTTCGGCCAGTGCTATTCTTAAAAATGTAAAGGTCCCGAAACGGCTGGCAACAATTTTAGAGGGCGAAAGCCTGCTGAACGACGCGGCGAGTTTAATTGTGTTCCGCTTCGCGCTGGCAGCCATCCTTACGGGCAAGTTTGTATTTGCGCAGGCCGCGGGCAATTTTTTTTTGGTAGTAGTAATGGGTGTAGCTACCGGGCTTGTTGTGGCCCTGATATTTTACGCCCTGCACCGCTGGTTGCCAACCACCAGCAATATGGATATCATCCTCACCTTTTTAACGCCTTATGCCATGTATATCGCAGCCGAGCAATTTCACTTTTCGGGTGTGCTGGCCGTGGTGAGCGGCGGCTTGTTCCTGTCGGCCCGGCGCGATCATTTCCTATCGCACCGCAGCCGCTTGCAGGGGGTTAATGTTTGGGAAACCGTAGCCTTTGTACTAAACGGTTTTGTTTTTTTACTGATAGGTTTAGAATTTCCGGTTATCATCAACGCCCTTGGGCCCGACGGCCTGGCGCCGGCTATTAAATACAGCCTCATTATTACCGGTGTGCTAATTGTGGGGCGGCTAATGTGTACTTATGGCGCTTTATACTTCACCATATTCATCAGCCGCTATATCACGGTGGCCGATAACCACCCCCACCCTAAGGTACCCTTGTTGTTCGGCTGGGCGGGGATGCGGGGCGTGGTATCGCTGGCGGCGGCTTTAAGTATCCCGCTGGCTTTAAATAATGGCGTGGCTTTCCCCAACCGTAACCTCATCCTGTTTATTACTTTTACGGTGATTTTGGTTACCCTGGTATTACAGGGGTTAACACTGCCCGCGCTAATTAAATGGGTAAACCTGCCCGACCCGGATTACACCATCCCCTTTGAGCAGCAAAGGCAATTGGTGCGTAAAAAACTCTCCATCCTGGCATTAAAGATCCTCGACGAAGAATATGCAGACCTGGCCAAAAGTAACGAAATGATAAAATCGCTGCGCTTGCGGTACCATGCCGATATGGAGCTGCTGAAGGATTGGGAAAAGGACGATAACGAAAAACGTGCCGAAGAATTTTATCACGACTACCGCGATGTTACCGCCCACCTTGCGCGTGAACAACGCAAATTGCTGAAAACCCTCAACAAAAAGGAAAACATCAGCGATGAACTCATCAAACAGCAATTAGAGCTGCTTGATCTGGAGCATGAGAAAATGCGGTTGCATTTAATGACTGAAGAAGGCTAA
- the mgrA gene encoding L-glyceraldehyde 3-phosphate reductase encodes MTYLPSDKRYTTMQYRRCGRSGIKLPAISLGLWHNFGGVDVEENFRSILHLAFDSGITHFDLANNYGPPPGSAETNFGKILSEDFKNYRDELIISSKAGYTMWDGPYGDWGSKKYLVSSLDQSLKRMKLDYVDIFYHHRPDPDTPLEETMSALDLIVRQGKALYAGISNYPADKAAHAIAILKELGTPCLIHQPKYSMFERWVEGGLLDVLGQEGVGCIPFSPLAQGMLTDKYLHGIPEDSRAARPTGFLKKEMLTDHKLGQIKKLNELAQKRGQTLAQMALAWLLKDERVTSVLIGASRPAQLADSLKCLDNIEFSAEELAHIETILK; translated from the coding sequence ATGACCTATCTACCATCGGATAAACGATACACAACAATGCAATATCGCCGTTGCGGCCGCAGCGGCATTAAATTACCGGCTATTTCACTGGGCCTTTGGCACAACTTCGGTGGGGTAGATGTGGAAGAGAATTTCCGCAGCATCCTGCACCTGGCTTTCGATAGCGGGATAACCCATTTTGACCTGGCCAACAATTACGGACCGCCGCCGGGATCGGCCGAGACCAATTTCGGTAAGATCTTGTCCGAAGATTTTAAAAACTACCGCGACGAACTCATCATCAGCAGCAAAGCCGGCTATACCATGTGGGATGGCCCTTACGGCGATTGGGGATCGAAAAAATACCTGGTATCCAGCTTAGATCAAAGCCTGAAACGTATGAAGCTGGATTATGTGGATATCTTCTACCATCACCGCCCTGATCCGGATACCCCGCTTGAAGAAACCATGTCGGCATTAGACCTGATCGTGCGCCAGGGTAAAGCGTTGTATGCGGGTATTTCGAATTATCCGGCAGATAAAGCAGCGCATGCTATCGCCATACTGAAAGAACTGGGCACACCATGTTTAATTCATCAACCTAAATATTCGATGTTTGAACGTTGGGTTGAAGGCGGCCTGCTGGATGTTTTGGGGCAGGAGGGTGTAGGCTGTATCCCGTTCTCGCCACTGGCGCAAGGTATGCTGACCGATAAATACCTGCATGGTATCCCCGAAGATTCGCGCGCGGCAAGACCAACCGGCTTCCTGAAAAAGGAAATGCTGACCGACCATAAACTCGGCCAGATAAAAAAACTGAACGAGCTGGCCCAAAAGCGGGGTCAAACTTTAGCCCAAATGGCATTGGCCTGGTTGCTGAAGGATGAGCGGGTAACCTCGGTACTGATCGGCGCCAGTCGCCCGGCACAACTGGCTGATTCACTGAAATGCCTGGATAATATCGAGTTTTCGGCCGAAGAATTGGCCCATATTGAAACCATACTGAAATAA
- a CDS encoding Gfo/Idh/MocA family protein — protein MANINWGIIGCGDVTEVKSGPAFSKVEGSRLIAVMRRDAEKAADYAERHNVGKWYSDANELMSDPEINAVYIATPPSSHTPYALEALKRGLNVYVEKPVTLNAKESRRIAEALKHTDAKLTVAHYRRAVPMFLYVKDLLDRQVIGEVRTVQIRMWQSARPALVAETKHQWRVDPALSGGGYFHDLAPHQLDLMLYYFGQPQKYHGYALNQSGQNKADDHVCGQIVFKNQVVVNGSWCFNVAQNEVVDSCEIVGTKGKISFPFFGKTVNWHNEAEQHTEEFIHPQHIQQPHITNIVAYFNNKRSNPCSIEEAIVLMDIMDAFTGKTGV, from the coding sequence ATGGCCAATATTAACTGGGGAATTATAGGTTGCGGCGACGTGACCGAGGTAAAAAGCGGCCCGGCTTTTAGTAAAGTTGAAGGTAGTAGACTGATAGCCGTTATGCGTCGCGATGCCGAAAAGGCCGCCGACTATGCTGAACGCCATAACGTAGGTAAATGGTACAGCGATGCCAATGAACTCATGAGCGATCCGGAGATCAACGCCGTATATATTGCTACGCCGCCGTCATCGCATACGCCTTACGCTTTAGAGGCACTAAAAAGGGGCCTAAACGTTTACGTTGAAAAACCGGTAACGCTAAACGCTAAAGAAAGCCGCCGCATAGCCGAAGCGCTTAAACATACCGATGCCAAATTAACCGTAGCGCATTACCGCCGGGCTGTGCCGATGTTTTTGTATGTAAAGGATCTGCTGGACAGGCAGGTGATAGGCGAGGTGCGCACCGTACAGATCCGTATGTGGCAAAGTGCCCGGCCAGCTTTGGTGGCCGAAACAAAGCATCAATGGCGTGTCGACCCTGCTTTGTCGGGCGGTGGTTATTTTCATGATCTGGCCCCGCACCAATTAGATCTGATGCTATACTATTTCGGCCAGCCGCAAAAGTATCACGGCTATGCTTTAAACCAATCGGGTCAAAACAAGGCCGACGACCATGTTTGCGGGCAAATTGTGTTTAAAAACCAGGTGGTTGTAAACGGATCGTGGTGCTTTAACGTAGCCCAAAATGAAGTAGTGGATAGTTGCGAGATAGTAGGTACCAAGGGGAAGATCAGCTTCCCGTTTTTTGGTAAAACGGTAAACTGGCATAACGAAGCCGAACAACATACCGAAGAGTTTATACATCCGCAGCATATCCAGCAGCCGCATATTACCAATATTGTGGCCTATTTTAACAATAAGCGGTCTAATCCCTGTTCGATAGAAGAAGCGATTGTGCTGATGGATATCATGGATGCCTTTACGGGCAAAACGGGCGTTTAA
- a CDS encoding DUF2911 domain-containing protein, with protein sequence MKRLFFLTLITGFICSAIGASAQQKKERPSPADTVKATTKQGVDISIAYSQPGIKGRTLGKEIATYGQLWRTGANEQTAITVSKDVKVEGNDLPAGKYSIWSIPGEKEWTIIINKNTTNWGTNHDEPSDLFKFTVKTQKAKKFAERFKFAIDKSGKVSFVWGDALVEFMVK encoded by the coding sequence ATGAAAAGATTATTTTTCCTAACACTGATCACCGGTTTTATCTGTTCGGCCATCGGTGCATCGGCACAGCAAAAAAAAGAAAGGCCAAGTCCGGCTGATACAGTTAAAGCTACCACTAAGCAAGGTGTTGATATCAGCATCGCTTACAGCCAGCCAGGCATTAAGGGCCGTACCCTGGGTAAAGAAATTGCTACTTATGGCCAGCTTTGGCGCACCGGGGCTAACGAGCAAACTGCTATCACCGTTAGCAAGGATGTAAAGGTTGAAGGTAACGACCTGCCAGCTGGTAAATACAGCATCTGGTCTATCCCCGGCGAAAAGGAGTGGACCATCATCATCAACAAAAATACTACCAACTGGGGTACCAATCATGATGAGCCGAGCGACTTGTTCAAGTTCACCGTGAAAACCCAAAAAGCTAAGAAATTTGCCGAGCGTTTTAAATTCGCTATCGATAAATCGGGCAAGGTTTCATTCGTATGGGGCGATGCGCTGGTTGAGTTTATGGTTAAATAA
- a CDS encoding DUF6496 domain-containing protein, whose amino-acid sequence MAKYSEKAGEKVEKTMHEMHKGTLKSGSGKKVTSKKQAIAIGLSEARKEGAKVPKKKD is encoded by the coding sequence ATGGCAAAGTATTCGGAAAAAGCAGGAGAAAAGGTTGAGAAGACCATGCACGAGATGCACAAGGGTACGCTAAAAAGCGGAAGCGGTAAAAAGGTAACCTCCAAAAAACAAGCAATAGCCATCGGCCTGTCCGAGGCACGAAAGGAAGGCGCTAAAGTGCCAAAGAAAAAAGACTAA
- a CDS encoding CatB-related O-acetyltransferase, with amino-acid sequence MQAQGPDPNALYPMKEYRKLIFLKNIITRKNIEVGDYTYYDDSDDPLAFENNVLYHFDMLGDKLIIGKFCAIASGVQFIMNGANHQIEPISTFPFAIFENGWEKINEGVDLTQKYPHKGDTVIGNDVWLGYQSLIMPGIKIGHGAVIASKSVVTKDVPDYAIVGGNPAKVIRKRFDDKTTARLLKIAWWDWPVEKVTEHLKLINSVDVDALEQVV; translated from the coding sequence ATGCAAGCACAAGGCCCTGACCCGAACGCACTGTACCCGATGAAGGAATACCGTAAGCTGATCTTTCTTAAAAATATCATCACCCGCAAAAATATCGAGGTGGGCGATTATACTTATTACGACGATAGCGACGATCCGCTGGCCTTTGAGAACAATGTGTTATATCATTTTGATATGCTGGGCGATAAGCTCATCATCGGCAAGTTTTGCGCCATCGCCTCGGGCGTACAGTTTATTATGAACGGCGCTAACCACCAAATCGAACCGATCTCCACCTTCCCGTTTGCCATATTTGAGAACGGCTGGGAAAAAATAAACGAAGGGGTGGACCTCACTCAAAAATACCCACACAAGGGCGATACCGTAATTGGCAACGATGTTTGGCTGGGTTATCAATCGCTGATAATGCCCGGCATTAAGATAGGTCATGGCGCGGTAATAGCCAGCAAATCGGTAGTTACTAAAGATGTGCCCGACTATGCGATTGTAGGCGGTAACCCGGCCAAAGTGATTCGTAAGCGGTTTGATGATAAGACCACTGCCCGCCTGCTTAAAATTGCCTGGTGGGATTGGCCGGTGGAGAAGGTCACCGAACATTTAAAACTCATTAATTCGGTTGATGTGGATGCGCTGGAGCAGGTGGTGTAA